In a single window of the Diospyros lotus cultivar Yz01 chromosome 10, ASM1463336v1, whole genome shotgun sequence genome:
- the LOC127811536 gene encoding uncharacterized protein LOC127811536, which translates to MGRRKERRLAAMIAAGRRVKLDLFAEPSGDSGGSSAQDELGGDIDLIHRAGSPNSPSSSGKQLENPLSLLGQYSDDELDDESSETLDHDTAEKSTADDNEQAKAPVGTEREDPENNASIDHNPQNDQQHDSEKHSISVDRVQNLEHNVAREIDSPVTATGDLGKELVPMEETSVPGASDVQPIDNNISNWKVVLHEESNQYYYWNTATGETSWVVPDGLVQGTDLSGEQNTAPDAEGRNIALAGEQEQKSSVDAELNSAVTMDATDYCKAGNVVHESEDICEATNETEEQSDRYKDKGLENNMQGPDANQTEVKVSSGAASVLYHKTSSLQGNVSSWESSDTFLGNGTTTGADSEKNIWNEMIHEEDDTENDLTSSVLEYSESLLERLKSLKRNNVQGHDWLSKYILEVEIRLSDIRSLLPFGSSLLPFWIHCERQLKELEGALDIEVSHYSKSAQTVEADLPRKSSESEGNEIEEDENEKGISSSAFDTSLTSADVGMLKVGQNDLKDLAADGNAPFTAHASVIDYPSSHSGSTAGKNNGVHEAAQNTELTPQAMLDAGEDVDMDVDMEVEDSAPVSATITQDSLSEKCFAPQEQPIQPHPHAELGSFVTPEAFPVPPPPEEEWIPPPPPDNELIPPPPPDDPIEPSYLPPPTYSETVPALSYTEPYNVSYPGSNFEYYGQANTQFLGNNAYPHAEGCQVAMPHPLYYEALAVTYPVAAPGVNPVEPAAYYEVQDGAVFAGPVVSGAQSSVQHSESGHDALGSDRIRSAESHIEEGYTSFSDPGVGVSVVNGSTEKTPVEVSVAPATIQAPSTISVVGNASGSSTTTGAVAPKLAVPNVQSKVSRSKKRTVAVSSTLRSNKKVSSMVDKWKAAKEELHEEEEDEPENAYESLEKKRQREIEEWRAQQIASGEAKDNANFQPLGGDWRERVKRKRAQLNNEAAHTQSGAVTDGNQQPDLTELARDLPSGWQAYWDESSKQVYYGNVITSETTWTRPVPPEW; encoded by the exons ATGGGTAGAAGGAAGGAGCGGCGACTCGCAGCGATGATCGCCGCTGGTCGTAGAGTAAAGCTCGATCTCTTCGCGGAACCCTCTG GAGATTCTGGTGGTTCCTCAGCCCAGGATGAACTTGGAGGGGACATAGATCTGATACATCGTGCTGGGTCACCCAATTCACCATCATCTTCAG GTAAGCAACTGGAGAATCCTTTGTCTTTACTTGGGCAATATAGTGATGATGAGTTGGATGATGAATCAAGCGAAACACTTGACCATGACACTGCAGAGAAGTCAACTGCTGATGATAATGAGCAG gCAAAGGCACCTGTAGGCACAGAAAGGGAGGATCCGGAAAACAATGCAAGCATTGACCATAATCCTCAGAATGATCAACAACATGACTCGGAGAAACATTCTATTTCTGTGGATAGGGTGCAGAATCTGGAGCACAATGTTGCTAGAGAAATTGATTCTCCTGTCACAGCCACTGGTGATTTAGGCAAAGAACTGGTTCCAATGGAAGAAACATCTGTTCCAGGAGCTTCCGATGTTCAACCCATCGACAACAATATTTCAAATTGGAAGGTAGTTTTGCATGAAGAGAGCAATCAATATTACTACTGGAATACAGCAACTGGGGAAACTTCGTGGGTAGTGCCTGATGGATTGGTTCAGGGAACTGATTTGTCAGGTGAACAGAATACTGCTCCTGATGCTGAAGGAAGAAACATTGCTCTTGCTGGGGAGCAAGAACAAAAGTCTTCTGTAGATGCGGAATTGAACAGTGCTGTAACTATGGATGCTACTGATTACTGTAAGGCTGGAAATGTAGTTCATGAATCTGAAGATATTTGTGAAGCTACGAATGAAACAGAGGAGCAGAGTGATAGATATAAAGATAAAGGTTTAGAAAATAACATGCAGGGTCCTGATGCCAACCAAACTGAGGTGAAGGTCAGCTCTGGTGCAGCGAGTGTGCTGTACCACAAAACTTCTTCACTTCAAGGGAATGTTTCTTCTTGGGAGTCAAGTGATACTTTCTTGGGAAATGGAACCACCACAGGTGCTGATTCTGAGaagaatatatggaatgaaaTGATTCATGAGGAAGATGACACTGAAAATGATCTTACTTCTTCCGTTCTGGAGTACAGTGAAAGTCTGTTGGAGAGATTAAAATCTCTGAAAAG GAATAATGTGCAAGGACATGATTGGTTGTCAAAGTACATTTTGGAAGTAGAGATTAGGCTTTCTGATATTAGGTCACTGCTGCCTTTTGGGTCATCCTTGCTACCTTTCTGGATACATTGTGAGAGACAGCTTAAAGAGCTGGAAGGTGCCCTTGACATAGAAGTTTCCCATTATTCTAAATCTGCCCAGACAGTTGAAGCTGATCTTCCACGTAAATCTTCTGAAAGTGAGGGGAATgagattgaagaagatgaaaatgaaaagggAATATCTTCTTCTGCATTTGACACTTCTCTTACCTCTGCTGATGTTGGCATGTTAAAAGTTGGTCAGAATGACTTAAAAGATTTGGCTGCTGACGGTAATGCTCCCTTTACTGCTCATGCTTCTGTTATTGATTATCCCTCATCACATTCTGGAAGCACTGCTGGAAAGAACAATGGAGTTCATGAAGCTGCACAAAACACTGAATTAACACCCCAGGCTATGCTTGATGCTGGGGAGGACGTGGATATGGATGTTGACATGGAAGTTGAAGATTCAGCTCCTGTAAGTGCTACAATAACTCAAGATTCATTGTCTGAGAAATGCTTTGCTCCACAAGAGCAGCCTATTCAGCCACATCCACATGCAGAGCTGGGATCTTTTGTGACACCAGAAGCTTTTCCTGTTCCGCCTCCTCCGGAAGAGGAGTGGATTCCCCCACCTCCACCTGATAATGAATTAATTCCACCACCACCTCCAGATGACCCAATTGAACCATCATATCTCCCACCACCAACTTATTCTGAAACAGTACCAGCACTCTCTTATACAGAACCATACAATGTGTCCTACCCGGGTTCTAACTTTGAGTATTATGGTCAAGCAAACACACAATTCCTAGGCAATAATGCTTATCCGCACGCTGAAGGTTGTCAAGTAGCCATGCCGCATCCACTTTATTATGAGGCATTGGCCGTCACATATCCTGTTGCTGCTCCAGGTGTCAACCCTGTTGAGCCCGCTGCATATTATGAGGTTCAAGATGGAGCAGTATTTGCTGGACCAGTAGTAAGTGGTGCACAATCTTCAGTACAACATAGTGAATCTGGTCATGATGCTCTTGGTTCTGATAGAATCAGATCTGCAGAATCACACATTGAAGAGGGTTATACTTCATTCTCTGATCCAGGGGTAGGTGTGTCTGTAGTTAATGGTAGTACTGAAAAGACACCAGTAGAGGTTTCTGTTGCCCCAGCTACCATCCAAGCTCCATCAACCATTTCTGTGGTAGGGAATGCTTCTGGTTCTTCAACCACTACTGGGGCTGTTGCTCCTAAATTGGCAGTACCTAATGTTCAATCAAAAG TTTCCCGCAGCAAAAAACGAACAGTTGCTGTGTCATCCACATTAAGGtcaaataagaaagtatccaGCATGGTGGACAAG TGGAAGGCAGCCAAAGAGGAGTTgcatgaagaagaggaagatgaacCTGAAAATGCTTATGAAAGTTTAGAGAAGAAGCGGCAACGGGAGATAGAG GAATGGCGTGCACAGCAAATTGCCAGTGGAGAGGCCAAAGATAATGCTAATTTTCAGCCTTTGGGTGGTGACTG GCGGGAGCGGGTGAAGCGTAAGAGAGCTCAATTGAACAATGAAGCTGCACACACTCAATCGGGGGCTGTTACAGATGGAAACCAGCAACCTGATTTGACTGAACTTGCAAGGGATCTCCCATCTGGCTGGCAG GCTTACTGGGATGAATCCTCAAAGCAGGTCTACTATGGAAATGTCATCACGTCTGAGACAACATGGACAAGACCAGTACCTCCGGAGTGGTGA